The Branchiostoma lanceolatum isolate klBraLanc5 chromosome 1, klBraLanc5.hap2, whole genome shotgun sequence genomic sequence AATGACGTAAATGTCATGAACACTGGGAGTAAGTACAACGTTGTAGAAAGCCAATATTAATAGTCCCACAATTCGTCAATGAAGGAAGAATATTGCATCAGATAATTCCAAGCATATTgtacaaaaataacatgaaTAACTAAAGCAAGACGGCCGAAAAAAATGTAAGGTGCATTTTTTGAAGTTGGCATGTATGGCTCAACAATAACATGTAACTtttgagtaaaaaaaacaacaggtaACAACCAAAAAAAGGTAAACATTTGCTTGGTGGTCACAgatcttgtattttcaaatcCAGTCATGCTGATGAGAAGTCATAGCCTGGAAAACCAGACTTCAGAACACTAAATCTAATCAGTTTGAATACAGTCTTCTGAATCCTTTGGTCTATCAGCATCATGCTGAAAATGTAGCTTAAAAATACTTTTTACCAGGCTACTGTTGTTATAGCAATGCATGAGGCATGAGGAGGAATGACCAGTAGACAATTTGTTTCCAAATTAATCATTAATACTgcaattcactttatcttcacggtaatAAAATTTCACGGTTTCAGGTTGagtaaaaatattttttaccAGGCTACTGTTATTATAGCAATGCAGGAGACAGTGAGAGGAATGACCAGTAGACAATTTGTTTCCAAATTAATCGTTAATAGTCTACGTGTAGCCTGAACTGTAACCAAGTTACACGGATGATGCTTGTGGTCATCTTGATTTGATAATCGGGTCATAATACAGGGAGGGGATTGTGTTAGGCCAACTGCATGGATGAGTATAATTTGTTATTGATGTATCCATGGTTTTCAAGCCACACTCAATATTCTAACAAGATCTTCATCTTTGTTCTTTTGTTGGCACCTACATAATAGCAGGATTCTTAGAACATTTCTGACTTGTACTTTGTAGTACATcaggaaatattttcattttcttctacCTGCATCAGAAAGTTTCTGCTATGATGATGTTTCTTTATTGTATCTCCTTCCGATGTTGATGGCTGATTCCTGACCTAAAGGTCAATAGATGATGATTGCCGGTCCAGATAGTTATAGATcagtcaatttttttcaagCCTTCGATTTTCGATGAGAACAATCTGATATCCAGTTTAATGTATGGCATTTTGTTCAATACTCTTCTTTCAGGGGCTTCATTTTCAACATAGTGACATTCCTATTTGTGCATAAATCCCCTGCCCATGACAAAATTTAAGAGGGACTTTATCACTAATAAATGCGgctatcttctttttcttctccgTCCCTTGTCATCATAAATGTAGACAGTCGGTATATCATgttgtatatttgtacatgttaaGTCTTACTCTCAGATATTGTTTATCTGGCTGTCTAATTGTCATGAACATAATAAAGTATGTTAAATGCTTAACTGTGTacttgtggatctaaataaatgCAACACAGAGGTTTTAGATGCTTTGGCCCACCTTTCATGTTTTGCTTTTCTCTATCATATTCTCCAGGTGAGTTAGCCAGCAGGACTTCTGACGTTCCCATGGCAACCAATGATATCTACTGTTAGTCACGTCCCCACCTGTCACAACAGTAGAACAACATCTCAGCAGGAACCGCCTGCAACTGACATTTGTCAGCTTTCACCCTGAGGTTTCCCTGGAAACCGGCGAAACACATGCCCAGCTTTCCCTGACACATCGAACCAAGGAACATCTGGAGGCTCTGACCCCCATAGGAAGGGCGTGTGTGGAGAACTGGAGAGGGAGAGTATAGCAGACTGAAGTGGTAGTAAAGCGACTGTCAGAATGAGCTCGTCTGAGGACTTACGCGTCAAGCAGATCATGGCGATCACGCTCAAGACCGCCAAAGCCGGGATGGCACGTCTGAGAGGCGCCGACTTCGCGCCCACCATCGGACTCGGCTTGAACAAGGCTGGCTTCAAAGCCGTGCTCTTGACCAGCATACCGTCAAACGTCACGGTGATCTCAGAGTACGAGATCAGGACTGTCCGGCATAAGATTGGAGACGCATACGAGTACAAGGTAGACTATGCGGACATCTTGATCCATCCGAAAGCTGAGAAGGACGGCTACGGGAGTACGAGCGACGATCCTCTTTCTAGTGAAGAGGACACGACAAAGGACTCCCCGAAAAATGATAACCTTGGCCTCCAGTCCCCCAGCGGACCTGGGCTAATGCGAGAACTGGTGCTGGAAGACCCGAAACCCAAGCCTATCCGGACGGAAAGCAGTGACGATGGGGATGAGGAGATAGAGAAGGCGGTCGCGCCCGTCCTCATCCCTCCGTCCATACAGCTGGAGAACAGGCTGCCCACCATACCGCTCCTGGACGTGCCCTGGGCCATCGTCATCCACATCTCCTACATTCCTGCCGGGTTCGCCCGCCTGGGGTTCGACCCTCCCCCTGGTCACATCAACCGCGACACCGGGAAACGGTTCGGTCCGGCCAACTACAGCGACCGCTGCTACCTGCAGGCTAACGCAGAGACGCTCACACATATGAGCCCGAAGGAGCTGATGGAGGTGGAGTTCCAAGACCAGAAGAGAGGGATCATCAAGGTCAAAGACAAGCGGAACATGACCTTTGAGAAGGCCGTCAGCCATGCTCGGAAGCTCC encodes the following:
- the LOC136431591 gene encoding uncharacterized protein — protein: MSSSEDLRVKQIMAITLKTAKAGMARLRGADFAPTIGLGLNKAGFKAVLLTSIPSNVTVISEYEIRTVRHKIGDAYEYKVDYADILIHPKAEKDGYGSTSDDPLSSEEDTTKDSPKNDNLGLQSPSGPGLMRELVLEDPKPKPIRTESSDDGDEEIEKAVAPVLIPPSIQLENRLPTIPLLDVPWAIVIHISYIPAGFARLGFDPPPGHINRDTGKRFGPANYSDRCYLQANAETLTHMSPKELMEVEFQDQKRGIIKVKDKRNMTFEKAVSHARKLRVAKEIPVYAFAVVGIGPKLAKAKWKREVARRPQDNTESS